Genomic segment of Canis aureus isolate CA01 chromosome 16, VMU_Caureus_v.1.0, whole genome shotgun sequence:
GCAACCACCCAGTGGTGTACAAGTAGAGTGTCTTTCCAGGGCCGGGCATGGATCCGGGTGGCACTGATGGAGAAGCGAATGTCGGAATACATCACCACAGCTCTGCGGGACACCCGGACCACCAGGTCAGGCCCTCTTAGTCAGCTCAGACCACACGCCCAGTGTGCACTTCACTGCCTAAACATGTTTGAGCCTTAAATTCCTGGAGCAACCTCTGGTACCTGGACTACAACTCCCAGCATGCACTGCTAGCTCCCTTCCCCCTACCCCCTCTGGCCACTGAGCTTTTGGTCCCAGGACACACCTTTAGCACCACCACCATTTCTTCCAAGTCAAATTCATTCTTTCCCATCACTCCACAGTACTGATGTCATGCACAGCTCTAACCTTAGACACACCTCTGAACAAGCCTCAACTATGGTATCATTTTACCTCTTGGCATTGTTCCATGACCTATAACACAGAGCCCTACTACTCCCCAAACAGTGACAAGAAGTCTGTACTTGCCACCCATGGACTAGAGTCCCAGTGTGCAGAGCTTCAGTCCCCGCACTGTGGGTTTGCAGAGATTGGGTCTCAGGTGCAGGTTCGCAGGCAGGATGTGTTTGAAACTGAGTACAGTCCGGGGCATGTGTCTCCCCTGCTCCCCATACCCCCTCCCGAACTCCGTGGTCACGTACAACCTGATGGTTGTCCCATTCTATCTCTAGTCTGTCCTCACATTTCAGAGTTCACATCAACatatttttgagcacctactatatgccaggcactaatGATTAGAACTTGTTTCCTGACTTTACGGACCGGGATGACCCCATATTCGGTGGGAAAGGGGTAGTTCAGAGGATGGAGGAGAGTATTCTTGGGGAACACACGATCTAATACATGGGAGACACAGTGGGCACCACTCTGAGGGAAAGACAAGATCTACACCTGAGGGGCGAGCAGGAGAGAGGTACCTCCCTCTCTGGGACAGGTTTGTAGCAAGCCAACGCGCGAAATCCCGAGGGGTGGGGCCTCCCTGGGAGGATGCTGCACCATCAGCTCCTCGAGCGGGACCCCCTCTCACTCCCTCACCCCCCGCAGGCGTTTCTACGACTCAGGAGCCATCATGCTTCGGGAGGAAGCCACCGTCCTCACCGGGATGCTGATCGGACTGAGCGCCATAGACTTCAGGTTGGGACtgggtggcggtggcggcggcggcggcggcggcgggagttTAGCCAAGAACGTCCACACTCCCATCCGCTCGCACCCGCCCCAACCCTGCGGTTCTCCCCCGGCCCCCACTGCAGCTTCTGCCTAAAGGGCGAAGTGCTGGACGGGAAGACCCCCGTGGTCATCGATTACACACCCTACCTAAAGTTCACCCAGAGGTGAGCAGCGCGGtgtggcgggggggcggggggggggcgcgcgcgggcggggcggggcgggccgtgCCCACTACTCGTTCCCCCAAGCTACGACTACCTGACGGACGAGGAGGAGCGGCACAGCGCCGAGAGCAGTACGAGCGAGGACAACTCGCCCGAGCACCCGTACCTGCCGCTCGTCACCGACGAGGACAGCTGGTACAGCAAATGGCACAAGATGGAACAGAAGTTCCGCATCGTCTACGCGCAGAAGGTGCGTGATGCGCGGCGGGGGAGCGGGACCCGGGGAGCGGGCGGGCGGCCGCTGGGACCCCATGGTCCGGCCGCCCGGGCTGAGCCGGCGCCCCGCAGGGCTACCTGGAGGAGCTGGTGCGCCTGCGCGAGTCGCAGCTGAAGGACCTGGAGGCGGAGAACCGGCGGCTGCAGCTGCAGCTGGAGGAGGCGGCGGCGCAGAACCAGCGCGAGAAGCGGGAGCTggaaggcgtgatcctggagctgcaggagcagctgtgagcgccgccgccgccgccctgccCCCGTCCCGGCCTCCCCGACCACATCGCCCCCACTGACTCTAACATCACCTTCTCGATAACAGCAGCCAGCGCAACCAACCGCCAGCATCCAACCACTGATCCCTTCACCTCCACCCCgagaccccctccctccccagtgaACTAAGTTACCCTCAACATAAGATCCAGGGACACCCGCCCCAGGCAAAACCGGCTCCCCACTTTATCAACTAGCATGGCTACAGAACGTTACTGCCGCGACCCCATTACTCCTAAGGACCTCAAATATTACTCAGCAACGTTCGACATGATCGCTTTATTCCCTCTCTGATCTATAACCACTGACCATCATCCTACAGTGACCCCTAACCCCACTAATCATCTCTCTGATAGCTCTCTCCCTAAACCTCTTAATCATCCTGTGACCTCCCAGCATGATCCCCCAAGATACTCCATTACCCTTCAGGATTCCCATTCTATTCTCTACCCACTCTATCACTGACTTGCTCGCACAACATCCTATTTATTCCCTCCAACCCCCAACATGAGCACACTCTGACTCTCAGTACCCTCCACTGATCTGGAGGATCTGTCCTACTGGTCCTCAACATTCTGTCCCCATTTCTTCAGATTTCATTCATaaccccggcccccaccccttGCTGAGCCCCCCTTCCCCACTTCTGTTCCCTCTTCTAGTCAGGCCtgacccctcctccccatcccaggACAGGTCTGATCCCCGGTGACCACGTTCCCCTGGCCCAGGGTTCCAAAGACCTCACCACGCCCCTGGTCAACCAATGGCCATCCCTGGGAACGCTGAATGGGGCAGAGGGTGCCAACAATCCCAAGCTCTACCGGAGGTAAGGCTCGGCCTGGCTCAGCTTGGGCCTGAGTGCTGGCCCTTACTGGGGAAGAGGGGCACTGGCAGGGGGCGTGGGAGGGGGTGGGCTGTAGGCCTCTGCCCACACACCAGCCCTCTGCTCTGCCACAGACACAGTTTCATGAGCACGGAGCCGCTGTCAGCTGAAGCCAGTCTGAGCTCAGACTCCCAGCGCCTGGGAGAGGGCAAACGGGATGAGGAGCCCTGGGGCCCCATCGGTGAGCTCCCCATTCCAGCACCTAACGTTCATCCAAGAAGGGCTGAAGCCAAGCCTTGGGGCCTGCGGTCAGACTCTGGccaattccttccttcattcagccTTTCCAGAGAGCTTAGCTCAGCACTTAAGAGCTTGGTTTGGGGTGCTCAGCAGACCCCAGTGCAAACCCCAGCTGCGCCTCCTCTGGTTGTGTGAGCTTGGTCAATCAGTTCACCTTGCTGAGCCCTTcttgtctgcaaaatggggatgctGATTCTAGTGTGGCATATGGTGGGGGTTCAATGGCTTTTTGCCATCATGATATCCTCAAGGGGCTCACACATTCTTGGGGAATTCTCTGCCTAACTGATTTGCTCTTGTCTCATGCATTCTGTGAACCGCTTGCCTGACCCttgtttcccccttttctttggctgccaggaagctcagagccaAATTAGTGGCTCCCTTCAAGCGAATGTCCAGGACTTCAACGCATGCATTTTGTGTTGCCCTCCCCTGGCTTCACCTTGGTTCCCTACCCTAGTTTTCCTGGTGCCTGGACTTCCGCCTTTTCTTTCTAAACACCACACTGTACTGGATGACTTTAGATCTTCTTTGAGAGAAGGCAGGCTATGGACATGGAACCCCACCACACTGTGTTTGTGattgtctgtgtgtctgtctcccccCCAGACTGTGAGCTCcgtgagggcagggactg
This window contains:
- the RUNDC3A gene encoding RUN domain-containing protein 3A isoform X1, with amino-acid sequence MEASFVQTTMALGLSSKKASSRNVAVERRNLITVCRFSVKTLLEKYTAEPIDDSSEEFVNFAAILEQILSHRFKAGPVSWFSSDGQRGFWDYIRLACSKVPNNCVSSIENMENISTARAKGRAWIRVALMEKRMSEYITTALRDTRTTRRFYDSGAIMLREEATVLTGMLIGLSAIDFSFCLKGEVLDGKTPVVIDYTPYLKFTQSYDYLTDEEERHSAESSTSEDNSPEHPYLPLVTDEDSWYSKWHKMEQKFRIVYAQKGYLEELVRLRESQLKDLEAENRRLQLQLEEAAAQNQREKRELEGVILELQEQLTGLIPGDHVPLAQGSKDLTTPLVNQWPSLGTLNGAEGANNPKLYRRHSFMSTEPLSAEASLSSDSQRLGEGKRDEEPWGPIGKDPTPSMLGLCGSLASIPSCKSLASFKSNECLVSDSPEGSPALSPS
- the RUNDC3A gene encoding RUN domain-containing protein 3A isoform X2, translated to MEASFVQTTMALGLSSKKASSRNVAVERRNLITVCRFSVKTLLEKYTAEPIDDSSEEFVNFAAILEQILSHRFKGPVSWFSSDGQRGFWDYIRLACSKVPNNCVSSIENMENISTARAKGRAWIRVALMEKRMSEYITTALRDTRTTRRFYDSGAIMLREEATVLTGMLIGLSAIDFSFCLKGEVLDGKTPVVIDYTPYLKFTQSYDYLTDEEERHSAESSTSEDNSPEHPYLPLVTDEDSWYSKWHKMEQKFRIVYAQKGYLEELVRLRESQLKDLEAENRRLQLQLEEAAAQNQREKRELEGVILELQEQLTGLIPGDHVPLAQGSKDLTTPLVNQWPSLGTLNGAEGANNPKLYRRHSFMSTEPLSAEASLSSDSQRLGEGKRDEEPWGPIGKDPTPSMLGLCGSLASIPSCKSLASFKSNECLVSDSPEGSPALSPS
- the RUNDC3A gene encoding RUN domain-containing protein 3A isoform X5, whose protein sequence is MEASFVQTTMALGLSSKKASSRNVAVERRNLITVCRFSVKTLLEKYTAEPIDDSSEEFVNFAAILEQILSHRFKGPVSWFSSDGQRGFWDYIRLACSKVPNNCVSSIENMENISTARAKGRAWIRVALMEKRMSEYITTALRDTRTTRRFYDSGAIMLREEATVLTGMLIGLSAIDFSFCLKGEVLDGKTPVVIDYTPYLKFTQSYDYLTDEEERHSAESSTSEDNSPEHPYLPLVTDEDSWYSKWHKMEQKFRIVYAQKGYLEELVRLRESQLKDLEAENRRLQLQLEEAAAQNQREKRELEGVILELQEQLTGLIPGDHVPLAQGSKDLTTPLVNQWPSLGTLNGAEGANNPKLYRRHSFMSTEPLSAEASLSSDSQRLGEGKRDEEPWGPIGSSEPN
- the RUNDC3A gene encoding RUN domain-containing protein 3A isoform X3 codes for the protein MEASFVQTTMALGLSSKKASSRNVAVERRNLITVCRFSVKTLLEKYTAEPIDDSSEEFVNFAAILEQILSHRFKACAPAGPVSWFSSDGQRGFWDYIRLACSKVPNNCVSSIENMENISTARAKGRAWIRVALMEKRMSEYITTALRDTRTTRRFYDSGAIMLREEATVLTGMLIGLSAIDFSFCLKGEVLDGKTPVVIDYTPYLKFTQSYDYLTDEEERHSAESSTSEDNSPEHPYLPLVTDEDSWYSKWHKMEQKFRIVYAQKGYLEELVRLRESQLKDLEAENRRLQLQLEEAAAQNQREKRELEGVILELQEQLTGLIPGDHVPLAQGSKDLTTPLVNQWPSLGTLNGAEGANNPKLYRRHSFMSTEPLSAEASLSSDSQRLGEGKRDEEPWGPIGSSEPN
- the RUNDC3A gene encoding RUN domain-containing protein 3A isoform X6, whose protein sequence is MEASFVQTTMALGLSSKKASSRNVAVERRNLITVCRFSVKTLLEKYTAEPIDDSSEEFVNFAAILEQILSHRFKACAPAGPVSWFSSDGQRGFWDYIRLACSKVPNNCVSSIENMENISTARAKGRAWIRVALMEKRMSEYITTALRDTRTTRRFYDSGAIMLREEATVLTGMLIGLSAIDFSFCLKGEVLDGKTPVVIDYTPYLKFTQSYDYLTDEEERHSAESSTSEDNSPEHPYLPLVTDEDSWYSKWHKMEQKFRIVYAQKGYLEELVRLRESQLKDLEAENRRLQLQLEEAAAQNQREKRELEGVILELQEQLTGLIPGDHVPLAQGSKDLTTPLVNQWPSLGTLNGAEGANNPKLYRRKLRAKLVAPFKRMSRTSTHAFCVALPWLHLGSLP
- the RUNDC3A gene encoding RUN domain-containing protein 3A isoform X4 → MEASFVQTTMALGLSSKKASSRNVAVERRNLITVCRFSVKTLLEKYTAEPIDDSSEEFVNFAAILEQILSHRFKACAPAGPVSWFSSDGQRGFWDYIRLACSKVPNNCVSSIENMENISTARAKGRAWIRVALMEKRMSEYITTALRDTRTTRRFYDSGAIMLREEATVLTGMLIGLSAIDFSFCLKGEVLDGKTPVVIDYTPYLKFTQSYDYLTDEEERHSAESSTSEDNSPEHPYLPLVTDEDSWYSKWHKMEQKFRIVYAQKGYLEELVRLRESQLKDLEAENRRLQLQLEEAAAQNQREKRELEGVILELQEQLTGLIPGDHVPLAQGSKDLTTPLVNQWPSLGTLNGAEGANNPKLYRREGPHALHAGPLRLPGLHPQLQVPGELQIQRVPGERQS
- the RUNDC3A gene encoding RUN domain-containing protein 3A isoform X7, producing MEASFVQTTMALGLSSKKASSRNVAVERRNLITVCRFSVKTLLEKYTAEPIDDSSEEFVNFAAILEQILSHRFKACAPAGPVSWFSSDGQRGFWDYIRLACSKVPNNCVSSIENMENISTARAKGRAWIRVALMEKRMSEYITTALRDTRTTRRFYDSGAIMLREEATVLTGMLIGLSAIDFSFCLKGEVLDGKTPVVIDYTPYLKFTQSYDYLTDEEERHSAESSTSEDNSPEHPYLPLVTDEDSWYSKWHKMEQKFRIVYAQKGYLEELVRLRESQLKDLEAENRRLQLQLEEAAAQNQREKRELEGVILELQEQLTGLIPGDHVPLAQGSKDLTTPLVNQWPSLGTLNGAEGANNPKLYRRHSFMSTEPLSAEASLSSDSQRLGEGKRDEEPWGPIGKDPTPSMLGLCGSLASIPSCKSLASFKSNECLVSDSPEGSPALSPS